The DNA window ttgattattttgcttcgagttcggctcgaaatcttcaaatttatataaattattattatattatgttaataaaatatcaaGGCTCGTGaatcaaacaaaataattttggctcgagttcggctcgaaaaaagGTCAAacatgttcgagttcggctGAATTCGATAAATTcgaataataattaaatatttatcgaACTTTCTCGAAAAGTTCGCGAACCAACTCTATTTATTTACAGCCCTAGGACCCATAATCAGAATAAGTTAGTAAAGAGTTAAGAAATTTATGTGAGAAAAGTTTGGTTTAGTAGTAAAAAACTTATAACTCTCAGTTGCACGACCCCAATGTTCATTTGGGCCATAAATTGTTCCACGATTTGTTCATGCTTCTCTAGTATGTCAGGTTTGTGATTCACAGTGATCAATGCGCGGTATTTTTGTTGCAATTTTGAAGAAAGGTTTCTCACATCTTTTGAATGTGTTGTGTGGCCTGCCGCCTGCAAAAAGAAAACTTCTAGAGACATACAAGTTATAACAAAACCAAAATGACAGGAAGTTTAGTGCTGTCCCATGATTAAGTTTTGGAAATTTAGAATATTTCAGCTGAGAAAATTCATCCCTTAAAAAAGTGtaaattttttgataaaaatGATGTGCAAAGAGGATATCAGTGTTTATTGAGTCACGCTATTCATGGGTAGCTGGTTATTTGTCATTTTGATAGCAATTATTATTTTGGTGGACGAGGTTAGAGAATACTTATGAAATGTAGCATCTTGTTTTTGTGCATCAATCAAAAAATACAGGCAACCTTAAAAAAATACTCATCTGCATATACTGTTCGTGTAACTATTGTCTGGAGAGGTTTATCAATCTTTCTGTATTTTTCATATATCTGATGGGAGATCATTTAAATATTTGCCGGATAATGTTTGTATATGCTTTTGGATGTACGTAATGTACAATTGTATCTAATTTTCATCTGTTTGTGCTGGCTTCTTTGCTGAAAAGATATGCTGGGAAAGGTCAGCAGAGAGTATAGAATGCGGTTTCATCATTAATCCTGTTAAGTTCAATAATCTTTTCTCTAGGGGTATTGTTAATTAACTCACTAATTGTGAATGCTACAGGTCCAGTCAGAGAACAAATCAAAATCATTGACATTACAACTGGCGTCTGTTACTCCACTTGTAGAGGACCTGAAGCttaagaaagaagaaagaacgAGACAATTTGCAGATATTAAGGCACAAATTGAGAAGATCACGAATGAGATCTCAGGATATGGTAATCTTGTCAGTGCTGCAACTTCATTGGACCTGGAAGAACAAGATTTGTCGCTGAGAAAGTTCACGGAATACCAATCACGTCTCCGTGCTTTACAGAAGGATAAGGTATGGATCAGGAACTTGTAGTCAATTCGAAATGGTACATATTTACAATTCCTCATTAATCTAAGTGAATCTCTTATGGACCATCTTGATTAATGGCACTAGTGCCAATCCAGAAATTGCTTAGTCCATTTTGTCATGATCATCCTTTTCATTCCCGTTTTATACTTGATTCATTGATATGAATTTTAACAAATATCGGAGAAAGGATGAGCTGGCATAATAAGAATCAGTTCCTCAATCCTAAGATACGTGCCACTGGACATCAATCCAACACCTAACTGATGTCTTCTTTGCCCTGAGAAATTAAGCATTACCACATGCTAGTGTCTTGCATCCACTATGACGACCCATTTCTTATAGCTGTAGAACCATTCAACTTGGCTATATTGGGGTCTGTGGACCATGCCAAACCTGCACTTGGGGTGGACATATTCTTTGGTTATATAGTCTAGGTTCAAATGTATAGTTtataatttctcctttatagttTATAGTTTCTCCAAACTAGTCAATTCCTCTTTCATATTATCATTTTCCTCTCATAAGGCTTTTCATGACATTCTTGATTGTTGGAGGCATGAGCGAATTCTCCCTTTACTCCCTGGACCGAGGATTGTGCGGTGGACTGGACAACTCCTACTTGAGCATTTCCTTCTATAAATGATGTTGTGGAAGTATAAGATTGATTGGCATGTGTTCTTTTTTGTTCTGATAGCCTGAGTTGTTTGAATGACTTATCTGATGGAATATTGTGCTACCGTgagagatatttttaaattagttGGTTTCAATTGCTAGAGTTTGGCAACGTTACAGTCTAATATTGTATTAGAGTTCAATGTTCTACAACTCACTTTTTGCATTTCGAAAATGATTTGCAGTCTGAACGCCTTCAAAAAGTCATGGATTATGTGAACGAGGTCCATACTTTGAGCAGTGTAATAGGTTTGGATTTTGGTAATACAGTAAGCGACGTTCATCCTAGTTTGCGTGAATCTAGCCTGGAACATGCCACAAATATCAGCGACAGCACATTAGAGGGTCTTGATCAGGCTGTCCTAAGGTTGAAAACAGAGAGAAAGTTCCGATATCAGAAGGTATCATTTACTTAAATAGCTGATAAATCTCCAGTGTTCCCTTTCATTGAAACCTACGCTCTGCTGCAGCTGAAAGATGTAGCTGGATCTCTCTTCGAACTCTGGAAATTAATGGACACAAAACATGAAGAGAAGGTCTACTTCTTGAAGATTACTTCGATCCTCAATTTGTCAGAATCTGAAATTGTGCAAGCAGGTGCTCTTACAATGGAGATAGTTGAACAGGTATTTAAACAAAATCATTCCCTGCGGTTTGCAGTCTGCCCTTCTAAATGAATACAGTTTGCGAAATGTAATGTTATCATGGGCAGGCATCGGCAGAGGTCGAGAGACTCAGTAAGCTGAAAGCCAGCAGGCTGAAGGAAATTGTCCTGAAGAAGAGGTCGGAACTTGAAGATATTTGCCGTAAAGTTCATATTCAACCTGATGCAAGTAGTGCTGCtaataaaattaatactttGATAGACTCAGGTAGATAACACCGTCCTCGAGAAGAACTCTGTGTATGTGATTATTTGCTAGGTACTGATTGGAATCCACATTTTTTGCAGGTTTGGTGGATCCGAGTGAAATATTAACTAACATTGAAACCCAAATATGCAATGCCAAAGAAGAAGCTTTAACTCGCAAAGAAATAATGGAAAAGATTGACCGATGGCTATTTGCTTGTGATGAAGAAAATTGGCTCGAAGATTATAATCGAGTAAGCTAAAAAATGGTTTTGATATAGAAAGTGTGGTCTGA is part of the Primulina eburnea isolate SZY01 chromosome 1, ASM2296580v1, whole genome shotgun sequence genome and encodes:
- the LOC140841904 gene encoding 65-kDa microtubule-associated protein 6-like, with amino-acid sequence MLALGSTCSCVRTSNNCNALVKELQQIWSEIGETEADKDRMLLDLERECLEIYRRKVDEAANEKARLHHFIAAREAEVAMLMAALGEIYMNSPVQSENKSKSLTLQLASVTPLVEDLKLKKEERTRQFADIKAQIEKITNEISGYGNLVSAATSLDLEEQDLSLRKFTEYQSRLRALQKDKSERLQKVMDYVNEVHTLSSVIGLDFGNTVSDVHPSLRESSLEHATNISDSTLEGLDQAVLRLKTERKFRYQKLKDVAGSLFELWKLMDTKHEEKVYFLKITSILNLSESEIVQAGALTMEIVEQASAEVERLSKLKASRLKEIVLKKRSELEDICRKVHIQPDASSAANKINTLIDSGLVDPSEILTNIETQICNAKEEALTRKEIMEKIDRWLFACDEENWLEDYNRDENRYSAGRGAHINLKRAERARIMISKIPAMVENLIRHSLAWEDEKHKQFLYDGVHLVSILEDYKLTRIQKEEEKKRSRDHKKLQNMLLAEKEAMYGSKPSPRRSNSFRTTNGYQAYGNGSVTPSPRRNSVGCATPEVQTPRSYFGRQNGYFKEMRRLSTAPLNFVAIPKEDTMSFSSVYGSEPESPQS